AGCAGTAAAATAGCGGTTTCGATTGTTTCCTGATTACCTTCAATTCTATGTTCCTTTAAATTCACTGCACTGTTATGTGTCCTGTTTTTTCTTTCCTCTTTAGCGGTATTCACTACGTCCTGATAGTTTTTTCGTATAGTTGCATTCCATCTAAATCCGCAAGCAGCTGACGTGCGGGATAGTTGATTTGCTACATCTTTAAATGCTTCTAGTTGTGTTTTACCTTCACGTATATACCTTAGTACCGTATCAGCTAATATTACATCCTCATCACTTGACCAAGCATCCTGTCGCGTACGATTCATACCATCACTCCTTAACTATTTGCTATAAATGTATGCGAAAAGTAGCAGTGATAGACTAACTGATTACTATTTTGGCGATAAACTTTTTCTATTACACCTTATTTATTTAAAAATTGACTTACAGCTTTCACGTGTTCTTCCGAATCCCATAGTTTGGCACAGTTTCGCACCTCATCGTCCATTAAAGCGGACAGCCCAAGCACACCAACTTTTTGCTTATACTGTCTATCCAGTATTTCCATTTGCGCCAAGGATTTAGAAATATAGGGAGACAGAACCCCTTGATCCTCAAAAATTTCAGTAGAAACCATTCTATGTATCCAACCCTTGTCCATTAAAAATGATGCATCATATTTTTCAGCTTCTATTAGCCAGGTGTAGGCAAAGCTTGGATGAACTTTTTCATATAACAATGCACCACCGCCCCAACCAGGAGTGATCCCTAATTTTGTTTGAACAAAACCAAATTTCGTTGCCTCCCTGGCGATACGAAAATCACAAGCAGTAGCAATTTCACACCCGCCACCAACTGCATCACCATTCAATAAACAAACGGTTGGCACAGGAAAGGAAACGATATCATATAACACTTCTTTCATTTTATATAATTCATGAAATGCATCAATCTGGGTTAACTCCCCGTGTAAGTCCTGTAAATCTCCGCCGGCACAGAACATTTTATCGCCTGATCCAGTAATAACTAAAAATTTGATTTCCAACTCCCTTGCCTGCTTTATTGCTTCCCTTAATTCTTCGGCCATTAAACTTGAAACTGCATTTCTTTTCTCTGGCCGATTTAAAGCAATTATACTATATCCTTCCGAAAACGTGTCAAATTGGATCGTTTTAAACACTATCATCCCTACTTTATTTTGTTTTTTTGAAATCTTGGCTTGCCGAGCTAGACTGGTCCATTAATAAGGTTTAAAAAAACAGACCACAATTTACGCGGTCTGTTAACTTAATTATGCTTCTTTAATTTCTTTTCCACCGTAATGTCCACAGGATTTGCATACGTGATGTGGTTTAGTTAATTCACCACAGTTTGAACATTCTACCATGCCAGGTACGTGTAATTTTTTATGAGTACGACGTTGGTTTTTTACTTTTTTAGACGTTCTTCTTTTTGGTACTGCCATGACTTACACCTCCTTCAATTGACAAAACAAAATTTGAACTGAATATATTCTTATTTCTCTTTGTCATTATCGTTAAATAATCGCTTCAGCTTCTTGAAACGAGGATCAATCGTTTCCTTTTTTTCATCGGAAGTCACAAACTCCCAGCCATCACCATTAAAAGTAGCATTTTCCTGTGCTTCCTTATCATCGGAAAATACCCGAAATGGAACCTCTAGTAAAATATTTTCCTTTATATACGGCGTTAAGTCAAGTGTTTCACCAGTAATTGGATGAATTTCATTCACTTTTTCTTCTTCTCCGTAGTATGCAGATAGGGTAAACACTTCTTCGGCATGAATGTTAAATGGAAATGGAACATCTACAAGTGTTCTTGCACATGGTAAAATCATTTCACCTTTAATCGTAAAAGAAGAAATAATTTCGTTTCCTTGAATATAACAATTCCCTTTTACGTAAACCGGTTCTATCTTGCGAATATCATTGTTTAGTTTTTCGAGTTCTGAAACATCAACATATTCCTCGAACTGAAAGGGTTCATTATAAGTACTTCGCTTAATTTTTCCAATAGCAATTTGCATAATTATCACCTCTAGGCAACAAGAGTAATTTTAAAAGGAAAATCAACTTTTGTCAACATATTTTCTTTACACTTTATAAAAGTTGCACCGTCTAATTAGTATCTCCACCATTTATCCTTATAATCGTGCGCCACTCCCATTTTTTTGGTACAATGAGGCTATTACTAGTGAGGAGTTGTTTTAAATGGACGCATGTGGTTTGGTAGTTGAATATAACCCTTTCCATAATGGTCATCAACATCATTTAAATGAGGCGAAGAAAGAATCAGGTGCTTCCTGTATGATAGCCGTTATGAGTGGGAATTTCCTGCAGCGCGGAGAACCAGCCATTATTGATAAATTCTATCGAACCAAGGCAGCTTTAGCAAGCGGGATTGATCTGGTACTCGAATTGCCGTATGTCTATGCAGTTCAAAGCAGCGATCTCTTCGCCAAAGGTTCTGTTCAAACGCTAAATGAAATTGGTGTTTCCTCTATTTGTTTTGGCAGTGAATCCGGTACTACATCTAATTTTATATCAAGCTATCAAATCTTTAAAGAAAGAGAAGCAATTTTTAAAGAAAAATTACAGGAAAATTTAACGAGTGGACTAGCTTTTCCGGAAGCAAGTAAATATGCCTACAAGGAAATTGGATTGACATCAGATGCAATGGATTTATCTCAACCAAATAATATTCTAGGGTTTAGTTACGTAAAAACAATTCTTGACAAAAGCCTGCCTATCAGACCCTTTACGGTTCAACGAATGAAAAGCGGATACCACGATCAGACAATTCGTAACTCCATTGCCAGTGCTACGAGCATTCGCAAACAACTTTTTCATGATGGCAGTATTACCGAACAAACCGCAGTTACCATGCCTGAAGAAACCAGTAAGGAATTGAAAACGTACCATGATAATACGAATATATGGCATAACTTTGAAAACTATTTTTATTTATTGCATTACCGGGTCATAACAATGAGTGCAACTGAGCTCGCTCAGATTCATGGTGTCGATGAAGGTCTTGAATACCGTATCAAAAAAACTGCACAATTTGCCATGTCGCTTTATGATTGGATAAAGGCCATTAAAACGAAACGGTATACCTGGACAAGGATTCAACGAATTTTTATACATATATTGACAAATACAAAAAAAGAAGACATACAACCTGTCAAAGAGAATCCAACTGTACCATATGTACGGTTATTGGGCATGACTAAGAAGGGCCAGGCGTATTTGAATCAGCAGAAAAAGAAAATGGATGTACCACTTATTTCTAAGCTATCCCATAACCTTGATCCTTTGTTGGCAGTTGAAGAAAAGGCAAGTAATGCATATTATAGTGTTCTTCATCCATCCTTACAACGAAAATTTATCGGACAGGAACTCGGCCCCCCTATTATTCTTAAATAGCAAAGAGGCTAAGACAAAAGTGATTCAGTAACAGAGAAATCCGAACTATGATTCCAAATTCTTTAATTAGAATTTGGATTAGTTCGGATATTTTTCTGGGCTGTTTTTGTAAACCTTACTGCGAATTGTCCATAAACTGCGACGTAACAGCGACGTGATTTCCGCTATGGGCAGTCGCTTTCCGCGGGCGGCTGGTGAGCCTCCTCGAGCTCACGCTCGAAGCCACTGAAAAAGGTATAGATAGTACACAAACATGTGGATCTATCATCGCATCTTGAATATACTGCGCTTTCCGCGGGCGAGTGACGAGCCTCCTTGCC
This Virgibacillus phasianinus DNA region includes the following protein-coding sequences:
- a CDS encoding RsfA family transcriptional regulator, whose product is MNRTRQDAWSSDEDVILADTVLRYIREGKTQLEAFKDVANQLSRTSAACGFRWNATIRKNYQDVVNTAKEERKNRTHNSAVNLKEHRIEGNQETIETAILLLENMKSAYSSENSIQHREQANTVKKLEEENNHLKAVINRYDEAWKEMGNLWSWVKTSVKN
- the rpmF gene encoding 50S ribosomal protein L32, translated to MAVPKRRTSKKVKNQRRTHKKLHVPGMVECSNCGELTKPHHVCKSCGHYGGKEIKEA
- a CDS encoding YceD family protein; translation: MQIAIGKIKRSTYNEPFQFEEYVDVSELEKLNNDIRKIEPVYVKGNCYIQGNEIISSFTIKGEMILPCARTLVDVPFPFNIHAEEVFTLSAYYGEEEKVNEIHPITGETLDLTPYIKENILLEVPFRVFSDDKEAQENATFNGDGWEFVTSDEKKETIDPRFKKLKRLFNDNDKEK
- a CDS encoding nucleotidyltransferase; translation: MDACGLVVEYNPFHNGHQHHLNEAKKESGASCMIAVMSGNFLQRGEPAIIDKFYRTKAALASGIDLVLELPYVYAVQSSDLFAKGSVQTLNEIGVSSICFGSESGTTSNFISSYQIFKEREAIFKEKLQENLTSGLAFPEASKYAYKEIGLTSDAMDLSQPNNILGFSYVKTILDKSLPIRPFTVQRMKSGYHDQTIRNSIASATSIRKQLFHDGSITEQTAVTMPEETSKELKTYHDNTNIWHNFENYFYLLHYRVITMSATELAQIHGVDEGLEYRIKKTAQFAMSLYDWIKAIKTKRYTWTRIQRIFIHILTNTKKEDIQPVKENPTVPYVRLLGMTKKGQAYLNQQKKKMDVPLISKLSHNLDPLLAVEEKASNAYYSVLHPSLQRKFIGQELGPPIILK
- a CDS encoding enoyl-CoA hydratase/isomerase family protein, whose translation is MIVFKTIQFDTFSEGYSIIALNRPEKRNAVSSLMAEELREAIKQARELEIKFLVITGSGDKMFCAGGDLQDLHGELTQIDAFHELYKMKEVLYDIVSFPVPTVCLLNGDAVGGGCEIATACDFRIAREATKFGFVQTKLGITPGWGGGALLYEKVHPSFAYTWLIEAEKYDASFLMDKGWIHRMVSTEIFEDQGVLSPYISKSLAQMEILDRQYKQKVGVLGLSALMDDEVRNCAKLWDSEEHVKAVSQFLNK